GCCACCGAGTCGTCCGCCTCACCGTCCATACTGTACTCCGGCCAGCCGAGAAATGTACAAATAAGATGACGATAAACAAAGATGACGAGCGTCCAGCTGGCACGACAAAACTGACAACCACTGCCTGAAAACGTTAACTTCTTTCTCCAAAGTGACTGATATTCGTGTAGCTTAGCTGTCTGCTCTTAATAAGAAGCCGTTTCAAAAGAATGCATCAGAAAATTTTATATTTCTCctaaaacacaagcagctaGCTTGAAAACGTTAATGTTTCCGGGTTTATAGCCTATCCGGGGCCACGTCATCAAAGAGTATATGTAGTCAAGAGAGTTGACTGTTAACTTATGTGAGGAATGTTGTAGCTCTGGTCTGACAGTCCGGAAGTGCACTACTACGCATGTCATACTATTACGCAGCCGTTAACTGTATcatgagaatatatatatatatgcatttatCAAATAAATACGTATATTAATCATTTTTGTAGATTGTTAGAACTGTTTCTGTTccaatgaaatgaacaaaccTAATTTCTCATGtgcatgcaaaataaaaataagaaaatcttTCATTGGTATTTTTGAAATAATTAttaagaaaataacaacaaagcaaaaTCTTGCCATGTTAATAAATGGGCATTTCTTCCTTGATGAATGTAAGGGATGGGCTGCACTGCCAATGATGCCATTACAATTGTAAATGACTCTTTCTTGCCTTAAAAGACAAGAACCTCAGGCTGAAATGCTGAAGAGAAATCAAGAAAAGGAGACATTTGAAGCCAGAAAAACCACATCTACAGGGCAACAGGCTTCATCTTCAGAGAAACGTCTCTTTTATTGGTCAATGATCTGacaaaagaatatatatattgaatcGCAGACAATACTGTAACAGTGGAATAATATCCTGTGATTCGCCTCAGGTATTTGAAAGTTATTTGTGATTATTTATagtaaataaaatagtttttaattgCATGTAAAACTCATTTCCAGGAGTAATCACAAAGCAATGTCTAAATATGCATTAACAGTGTTATATCACTCTTACATCTCTGCACATTATATTACCACTAGTAAGTCGAATGCTTTTTCAACCTTTTTACAAACACCTAGTTGAAATGTTACAGGTCTCAGCAGTGAGTTGTTGCGTTCATGGTAAAATAAATCTACAGTATCTGAGCCGTACACATGGCAAACTAACAGgttgcagggggaaaaaagggttGTCTAAAGGCTGAGTAGAATGGGTCAAAATGTACAGAGATACAAAACGTGCATTGCCAAAAAGAAACCTGTTGCCTCAATACAATCGCACACAAGGTAACAGTTAGTGTTAGTGAAAATAAGTATGGCTTCAGTACGCTTAGGCTGTAGTAGTAAACACACTTGTTAACAGATATTTTCAGAGAAATGGGCCCactgtttattaaaaacaaGCATATCAGACATATCTAAATGAAGGCAGAACTGACCGCTCCACTGAgaataagaatcagaatcagaatcagagagaAACCACAACACACTGTTCAACAGCGGCCCAGTGTAGTTATCCAGTatatcaatacacacacagcagctagGAAAGGTGAAATGCATCATTTAGTTGAAAATGTTGGAAATATGTTACAAAACACAATTCAATTTCTAAACCATAGCAATAACAAAACATGTCCATGTTCCTGGTTTCCAAGCATAGAAACAGTCATTCAGATGCCAACTCAGTACAACAAAAAGGCACTTGATGCTTCAGCAAAGTGATAATGATGAAGATAATGCTTACAATGACctgtttcttcatttcattcttGTGTACAAATACTGACAAgtatatgaaaatgaaagtaaaaatattcTCTCATAAAAGctaacaaacaatacaaaaacatctACAGATTTTATAAacagtgtattattattaatagtgCAGTATCACATGATGTGTAGTCTGTCGGAATGCTATTCTACAATGTGACATGCATAGTGTAAGTTAGCAACAATATACTGGACTGCTGCAGGTAGGTTACAGACAGTAGCTGACATATGACAAGTCAAAGcatagaaaagtaaaaacattctGCAGTTAGCGTGCTCAGGAGAATCTGGAAGAATCCATGATGCCACCACCATCTCTAATCAGGACATAAGTGGATATGTATGCCTCCTCTCATGGCTGTTAGTGAGGTGAGCTGGTTTGTTAAATGTACAGCAAAGACAGGAACTGCCTGTGCCAGCATTAGAGTGGAGTTCAGAGAGACACCTAGAGGACTCGTGGTGGAGACTGAAGTCTGTCTCTGGAGCGTTAAGGTAGCATACTGTGTTGCAGCAGGGTAGATAGGCTTGCTTTGGTGTACAGACTTCAACAGCATAGTCAAACGTTTGTGGTCAGTTGCTGTGTGCCATATGCACAGAGCACAGTCGCTATCCAGCGAAAACCACAGACCTCAGAATTcagtgatttttaatttttaagcACTTGACGTTCCTTTATGGGTTGCGAAAACTGTCCTATTTATTAAACTAAATTACCCATTAATAAACCCACTAGTGTTCAAAAATGCATTGTCATTAAGCTGGACACAGACGTCAATGACCCTTTTACAAAAAGATAGTGTTCCCCGTCTCCTTTAAATAATGTCAACCATGACTGGGTTagcaaaaacaatcaaatggCTAACCAAAACGTAGCGTTTAACATAGTGTTGATGACGACTAAACAGAAAGGTTTCTTTTATCTTTAGTCTCTCTCGTGTCAGAAGTTGCACAAGTACAGTATTGCAACAGTTTTACTCTGCTAATCAGGTCTGGCCAAGCAAGAAATCAAGTCAAGACCTGTGCATGGATGTCACTCACTACTGTCGGTGGAAGTTAAACTTTGAATATGACATAACTGAACGATAACTGGAGACCATTCAGAAGCAGGAATAACAGTGTGATATGGTGCATTAATAGCTAAGGAAGCTTTTATTAGATTCATTTTGACTAACTTACTGTATGGTTTGGGTGGTTTTTGACTCAAATTTGATTATCTTATTGGTGCAAATCAAGTCATGCTCCCCAATGAGGACTTGATACTTGCTAAAATGAGTGTGTGATTTTAGCTTCTACAACTGgatacagtaaaatgttatcctgttgtttttcatctttaGACTAAATTCACGcaatttatttaataataataataataataattgttttcaAAAAGTGGGATGTGCCACGATAACCAGCTGCAAATATCAACAAATATCATGTTAAACTCTTAAAAATCATATACTTACAAGAAACTTccacaacacagaaaatgtgctCCCATACGGACTCTTTGTGATCAGCGCCACCAACCACTAAACGTTTCCATCAGAACTTTTCTAAAGTGTCTTTACCCTTTCGTGAGAACAAGGCACTGGCAGTTTGAAAAAGCAGAATAGTGGGAACACGCCTTCAGATCGTCCCCTGAAAGTGTTTGTCATGCTGACTGCAAAGAGTTTGTGGTAACTCTTGCAGTTCTGAGAAGAAGTTACAAAATATCTAATGTTATATGGGGATATACTGCGATGCAGAGTTAAAGTAAAAAGAGGTAATGCAGTGGTTATACTGATATGAGGTTTAAGATTTTTGAACATTAGCAGTAAACTCAGCTCCAGAGTGCTGCAGAAAGGTCACAAGATATCATAGTCATTGATAGGAGTCACTGTCTGAGGATCTCTCTAAGGCTCGTCTCAGACTCATGAAGGAGGTCCATCATATGGTGCTCAGAGAATGCTATACTTTCTTTATGTAAGGCCATCTAATGAGTAGCCACTTCAGTTTAACCTCGGAAGCATCGCTGTTAATAGAccgttttgtttttcacattactGTACTCTCTTAATATACACAACTTCAAAAAGATAAATATTGTCACTGACACTTAGATCCCTCGCTTGGTCCTTTGCATGTTCATATATTATCagttaaatgtcttttctttcaatCTCAGTGTAAAATGTTCAGGTTTGGTCTTTCAGAGGCACGGGGGCCGAGCGGATCAGTGAGATTAACCCTGCTCCAGATTCTCCGTCACTTGCACAGCAGAGTATGTGGTTGCAGACGCCTGTCGGGTGAAAAAGGACGCGGCTCTCTTCGGCTTCAAGCGTTTGATCTCTTTTCCTGAAAGACAACAATGGACAAATATTGAAAAAATGACTCAGACTGAAGTTACTACAGAGTGATTATAGCTCACTCTAGAGAGATCACACTGTTACTAGGACTACTAAATGTAACCATTAGACTCACCATTGTCCACGTAGCTGATAGTGTTAAGTGAATGGACCCGGCTGCACACAACACTGCTCTGCCTGTGCAGCATCCCGCGCCGTCCTCCGCGGCCGTTCTTGCTGCTGCCGTCTTGCCCGGCGGGCTGCTGAGACAGACTCACCTCACCGTCCATTTCGGCTGCAGCTCCTCCCTCAGACACAGACTTCAGCTCCACACAGAACTCAATGAAGCCACTCATTAGCTCTGCCTGGTCggcagaaagaaataaaaaatataaatgactgCGTCTGATCCTCAGAAGTATACATAATAAACAGCTGTACTTCTTGATGGTCCGTTAGTGAACCACATGCATATAAAAGGGTCATATTGCCAGCCTTGGATAAGAGCCTGATGATTATGTATTACTGCCTCTACGCTTATGTAACATCTCTTCACCATCTGGTGGCTGAGACAATccttttcaacaaaacaatcatTGAGGGAGGATAATAAACATGTGAGTgcagaaaatgatttgaaatcTATGAGGTTTCAACAATAATATCAATTGTTATGCTCCTCCAAGAACAAATGGGCACAGCAGCTGCACCCGATCCTGAAGCTCTCAAAAACACCAGGTGCAGAAATGTTGTCCACCACGACAAGAGTGACCAAAAAACAGCCAATCAACACAACGCACTCCTGAGGCCATGGCGCCAACATTTTCTTACTTGTTTTGAGTAGATCTTTAGCAACTTGTTGACAGGAGTGCCGTCTTCCTCTCCGTCAAACTCCAGCCACAGAATGTGCGAGTCCCCCTCCTCCTCGGGGTAGCTGTGGTCCCAGGAAAGCTCATTGAAACGCAGGCCGAGCAGCACGTGCTGAAAGACAATGTGTTCAACAAGCGGAATCAGTCTTcatgaagagaaatgaaaactgCTTTCCACATTTCTGCGATTATCCAAGTATGCACACAGAGCTGTCAAGCAAAGATGATCAGTGCTCACCTTCTCTTTAACATCCATCACATAAACTCCCTCCAGGCAGATCCCAACGTTGACAGCTTTGCGTTTTCCCCTTTGGAGAATCCCTTGCGCTGGTTTGTCGATCTCCCCAAGGAAGAAAGCGCACCTGTTTGTGTagttaatattaattaaaaccTAATAATATGAAACAATTATATAGACAAATATATATAGAGTATAAATGGCTCATTACACAAATTCTTACCCATAATAAGGCAGACTGTGACATGTGTTGAGGTACTGGTGTAGGAGCTGAGTGGGCTCAGGAGAGTTTCCGGCAGATGTGCTGATCTTTCTGTACGCCTCCAAGAGGTTCTGCTCCAGTCCTGCCTGCCGGCTCGACTTCCCTCTCAGAGTGGAGAGCAACCCTCCACTCCCCATGGCAACGTGTGCAGGCAGAAACGAAGAcagcttcttctctctgtgggaAGCAGATAAGAGACGTTTGTATTGTGCATTTAGTGCATCTTATCTGTGCAAATAATGTTGTCCTTTGCTTCGGTTGCTTTGTCTGTACAATTAACAGGatgctgaaacaactgattgCATCAAAGTGCTgattttttcctctcctcaaaGAGTCAattgacatgttttttctttcatgttcatCCCATTTAAATGTCCTTCGTAATATATATTTCatgatgaccctgatgaaggccacaagccgAAACACGTTCTTTATAGTACAAGTTTTGACCTCCTTTCCTCAACCACTGTCTCTCACATtgtaacagaaaaataaaatctcctAAAGTGGAACAGCTTCTGATCTGTCAGCGTCATAAAAGACGTCAACTGATGATTACCTAGAGATCCTCTGAAAAGAACCTCTTGGTCTAATCTGCAACCAGTAATTATATTAAAAAGCATAATTCCATCAGTCATTATCCAGATGATCATGCTAatagttgtgtttttctccGCCTCAATGGTCCAATCATGTCATATCTTGAGGATTTGATTCCACTGTATTCAGGACATGTTAAACATAATGTAGTTCATGTGTAGAGGATAAGTGtcttttctcatctcttttctcAAAGCTTGGAACGTGATGTTCAGTTTCATGGTTAGAGGAAAAAGATGAGTGATTTTTGGACTTTAGGGTTGAAGTCCTAATGTTTGCTTAGATGCAGCGCAGACTTtgaattgtttattttggtttaatAATTATTAAACACCAAATTGATGAAGATTGTTTACAGTATGAAGCTGTAACAGTTAAAGGGAAGTAGacacaaactaaacaaacaaagacattattGCAACACTGTAAAACTGCACTGCAAATATGAGACTTCCTCAGAAATATCTATTCAGAAGTATTTTACTACTAACTGTAAGCAGCCTAACGTGTGTCGTGAATGCCTAAAATAAGAACAGTGACCACACTCCTTTAGTACTGCAGTATTATACGTGCAGTGATATATAGGCCCTGTCAAGCACCTGCAGTTCTCAAC
The Enoplosus armatus isolate fEnoArm2 chromosome 13, fEnoArm2.hap1, whole genome shotgun sequence genome window above contains:
- the frmd8 gene encoding FERM domain-containing protein 8 produces the protein MDGDDCSFPPDSSDDHSQRGSVASSATLSRAQDVLVYMFGDSAVHLSVEGLGSLTVQDLGRSVREALHIPESAQEAFAFWLCSPLLDLQLKTRHQPYKLCRQWQDLLYRFTEASEEDISQDEPYLQFRRNVFYPKSKELQIDDEGVLRLLYEEARNNILAGRYPCDPEHWTGLGALSLALDEGTGLDGQQFTTTIREKKLSSFLPAHVAMGSGGLLSTLRGKSSRQAGLEQNLLEAYRKISTSAGNSPEPTQLLHQYLNTCHSLPYYGCAFFLGEIDKPAQGILQRGKRKAVNVGICLEGVYVMDVKEKHVLLGLRFNELSWDHSYPEEEGDSHILWLEFDGEEDGTPVNKLLKIYSKQAELMSGFIEFCVELKSVSEGGAAAEMDGEVSLSQQPAGQDGSSKNGRGGRRGMLHRQSSVVCSRVHSLNTISYVDNGKEIKRLKPKRAASFFTRQASATTYSAVQVTENLEQG